CTATAAATATAGAACAAAATAATAATTATTCAGATTATTTTGAAAACTCTGTACTTAAAATTCGCATCGACAAAGAAGTGGCTCTTTTAAAGGAAAATTTGGAAGAACAATTTAAAACCATAGCACAGCTTAAAGGCTATAAAATAGTAACTTCAAATCCTGACTATACCCTGAAAAGTTTAGTAAGCATTCTTATAGAAGAAAAAAATATACAAAAATCAAATAATTTCATGAGTGGAGAATCTATTAAATCCAATCTAGGAATTAAATTTCAAGGAAAAATTGATTTTATTGACCAGCATAACCCTCAAAATTCAACCAATCTAACAAGTCATACCAAACTTGACTCTTTGGTAGATTTAAATTATCCTATTAAAACCAAAGATGGAATAAATATGTTTAAAACTACTATTTCAACAGTACCCACACAACTTAATAAAGGTTTAGAAAAACCGGCTTTTGAAATAGATAAAAGCTTTTTACATTTTTATAAAAATACTTTAAATACGCTCTATAACAACCTGTCAAAAGCCACAGATATAGGAAAAACTGTACCAAATAGCAATACTGATTCTGGCGGCTTTAATCATTTTGATACCAACACAATCTTTGAAGAAAATTTACCTCAAGAACAAAATTTAGATAACAATTCACAAGATATTTCTTTTCAAGAGCAAACATCTTCAAATTCAAATATACAATATGAAAATAACACAAACAAAAATCAAGATGGGGTTATCATTTTTGAATAATTTCTTAAATTCTAGCTATTGCCACTTGGCAATAGCGTTCTAATTTCTCTTAATATTTTATTATTTTAAGAAAAGTTAAGACTCTAGCTTTAGAGCTTCTTGCATGGCATTTTTAATCTTTTCTCTTTTATCTTTAACATCAAAAAAAAGTTCAAAGGCAAAAACTGCTTGCCATAAGAGCATATCAAATCCATCTTTTGTTTTTAAGTTATGCTCTTTACTCAATTTTAAAAAAGAAGTCTCTTTGCCATAAATAACATCAAAGGCAAATTTTGCTCTACTTAAAATTTTATCTAAAAGTATTTTATCACAAGGCAAATCATCATCTTTTAGGCCTGCTGAAGTTGAATTGATCACTAAATCAAAATCAAAATCATCTAAAGCATCATAAAGACTAGTTTTATATAGAGTAAAATCCTTAAATCTTTTTTCACTACGATTTACCACACAAACCTCTACACCCTTTTGTTTTAAAGCAAATGCTAGAGCGAGCGCAGTCCCTCCAGCTCCTAAAATCAAAGCTTTGTTAATACCTTCAAATTCTTTAATGGCTTCTAAAAAACCTAAGGCATCTGTATTGTAAGCATAAATTTTTCCATCTCTTAAACACAAAGTATTTGCAGAGCCGATATTACGAGCAAACTCATCCTTGACATCAGCTATTTCCAAAGCTACTTCCTTAAATGGCAAAGTAATATTTGCACCTTGAAGCTTTAACTTAAAAAAATCTTGTCTTAATTGATGATAATCTTGTAGATGATAGCGTGTGTAAATACCATCAAGTTTAAGAACTTGAATGGCATTGTTATGAATTCTAGGTGATTTAGAATGCGAGATAGGATCACCAATAACAGCTAAAAATTTCATTTTAGAGTGAAGGAAAAAGCGTCTTTAGCTACTTCTTTTCTAATTTTAGCTAACTCCGTTGCAACATTTGCTTTTTCAAAAGGCCCTATTAAAACCTTAGTGATTTCTTTTCCGCCTACTGTAGTTTTATAAAGCTTATATTCATAGCCTTTTTGCTTTACAGCTGCTAACTCTCTTGACTTTTGATCTAAATTACTTACTGAAAATATTTGAACATAAATTCCAGAAGCCAAGCCATTTGGATGAACAGGTTTAGCATCTACATTTTTAAACAAATCATTAGCATTTGTTTTTGATTCTTGCTTAGTTTCTTGTTTTGGTGCTTGCTTTGCAGGCTCCTTTTTTGTAACAGTCTGTTTTACTTCTTCTTTTGGCTTACTTTCCTGTTTTGCTTCTTGCTTAGGAGCTGTAGTATTTAAAGGTGCTGCTTTTTCAGAATTTATCGTATTTGGTTCAGCAGGCACTTCTTGATCAGGTACAGTTAAATTGATATTATCATTTGCATTAGAATTAGAAGTCGATACTGAAGAATTATCATTTTGCTCTCCTTGAATCTGTCTTCTTAAGGCTTCAAATTGATCTTCAGCTGAAGTATTCTCAGTGATAGGCATACTCTCAAAAGAATCAGCATTATTATCTTGCGTTATATTCAAGGGTTCACTTGGTAAAATGCTTTGATTTTCAGCATTTTCTTCGCCACTATTAATAAGTTTCATCACTATCATAATCACTAGAAATAAAATTACCAAAGCAATAACGCGTAAGAGAATTTTTTTCATTTTTTCACTTTTATTACTTTTTTCCAAAATAATGTCATCAAATTCATTCTTATTATTTTCCATAATATTCCTTTCTTACATATGTTTAGACCAAGAACTGCCTCGTTCTTTTTGATAGACTTCGTAGGGCAATATTAATATATTAAACTCTCTAGGAATATCCATACTTGGAAACACCTTCCATTCAACTGGCATTTTACTTGCAAACATCATTGAAAGTTTAGACGCTAAAGAATAACCTTCATTTAATGCAGTATGACCTTTGTGAATATAAAGATGTAAATGACCTGGAGTCTTCGTTTTGTAAGCTGTAAAATTTATAAAACCTTCTTCACGCAAAATAAGCTGCGCACGATGGTAAAATCTTTCAGCATTAAAACCATTATAATCAAAAACAATATTTTCTACCTTATTGTCTTTGGTGATCAAATCATGGGCAACAACAATTTTCTTTGCTGCATGTTCTCTCATTATGTTTAAATTTAAAGGAGCGTCAATCCTTTCAAATTTATCAAAAAATAAACGACCTCGATGTGTTATTTTTTTCATAATCTTATCGCGTCGTATATAGTAATGATCGCTAATTATTTTAATCAGCGACAGGTCCATAGGTGAAATCAAAACATTGCCTTTTCATAGATTATAAAATTACTTGCAAGAGTTTTGAGTTTTTCCTTGATTTCTTTTTGCAAATGAGTGTTTTGAATATCATCTAAAATATCAGCTATATAGTTGGCAACTATTTGAATTTCGTTTTCTTTAAAACCTCTAGCTGTAAGAGCAGGTGTTCCTAACCTTAATCCACTTGTTACAAATGGACTTCTAGTTTCACCAGGCACAGTATTTTTATTCGCCGTAATTCCTGCATTACCCAAAGCCAAATCAGCATCTTTTCCACTGAACTCGCGCTCCAAAAAGCTCATTAATACAAGATGATTATCTGTTCCATCGCTTACGAGTTTATACTTTCTATCCATTAAAACCTTAGCTAAAGCTTGTGCATTGCTTCTTACTTGCTTGGCATAAATTTTCCATTCTTCGCTAAGATTAAATTTAAATCCTACAGCTTTAGCAGCGATAACATGCATCAATGGTCCACCTTGGATACCTGGAAAAATAGCTGAATTTATTTTTTTAGCAAGCTCCTCATCATTAGTCATGATGATACCACCTCTTGGACCACGTAAGGTTTTATGGGTTGTAGAACTTACTACATGAGCGTGAGGAAATGGACTTGGGTGCTCGCCTGCTACAACAAGCCCAGCAATATGTGCAATATCTGCGAAAAGATAAGCTCCAACTTCATCCGCAATCTCTCTAAATTTTGAAAAATCAATAATACGAGCATAAGCACTCGCACCGCATACAATAAGCTTTGGTTTTACAATATGAGCAATTTCTCTAACTTTTTCATAGTTTATTCTTCCATCAAGTTCTACACCATAAAAAAAGCTCTCATACATTTTTCCTGATGAACTTACCTTTGCACCATGTGTTAAATGTCCGCCATGACTTAGATCCATTCCTAAAATTTTATCACCTGGATTTAAAAGTGCAGCATAAACGCCTTGATTAGCTTGAGAGCCTGAATTAGGTTGCACATTTGCAAAACTACAATTAAAAAGTTTTTTACATCTTTCTATAGCTAAATTTTCGATTTCATCTACAAATTCACAGCCTCCATAATATCTCTTAGCTGGATAACCTTCTGCATATTTGTTAGTTAAAACGCTTCCCATTACTTCCATTACTTCAGGCAAAGTGAAATTCTCACTTGCTATCATTTCAAGACCTTCACATTGACGCACTAACTCTTGGTTAGTTAAATCAAAAATTTCTTTATCAAACTGCTCTAAACTCATTCTTTATCCTCCTTTAATTCTGTTTTTAATGGCCTCATAGCTGGAAACAATATCACATCTCGAATAGATTTTTTATTTGTTAAAAGCATTACCAATCTATCTATCCCTATACCTTGTCCTGCTGTTGGTGGCATACCATATCCTAAAGCATTTACAAAATCTTCATCCATTTCGCAAGCTTCTTCATCACCTGCGTTCTTAGCCTCAATTTGCTTTAAAAATCTTTCATATTGATCCAAAGGATCATTTAATTCATTAAAACCATTAGCCAGTTCTCTACCACACACAAAAAGCTCAAAGCGTTCTGCTATCTCGGAATTTTTGTCACTACGACGAGAAAGTGGGCTAATGGATATTGGAAAATCTGTGATAAAAGTAGGGTCAATAAGCTTACTTTCTACATAATTATCAAAAAGCTCAGCTTGTAAATGTCCTAAATCAAGCTTATCATTTGCTTCAAAGCCATCTTTTTTTAATTTCTCTAAAATCTTATCTTTATTTTCAATAATCTCATCACTCAAAGCACCATATTTTTTAAGCGCATCTTTATAAGTAATTCTCTCAAAAGGTTTAGAAAAATCGATTTTTTGTCCATCAAATTCTATGATTTTTCCCAATTGCAATTTTTCTAAAAGCAAGGCAAAAAGTTCTTCGGTAAGATCCATTAAATCTTTATAATTATGATAAGCCCAATAAAATTCAATTGTAGTAAATTCAGGATTATGGGTAAGATCCATACCTTCATTTCTAAAACAACGATTGATTTCAAAAACCGCTTCAAAGCCACCTACTACAAGTCTTTTTAAATAAAGTTCGGGTGCAATTCTTAAAAATCTCTCAACTCCTAAAGAATTATGAAAAGTTACGAAAGGTTTAGCATTTGCACCACCTGCAATTGGGTGCATCATAGGAGTTTCAACCTCTAAAAAGCCTTTTTCTTCGAAAAAGTGACGAATCAAACTTACAACCTTAGAGCGAATCAAAAAATCCTTTCTAACCTCTGCATTCATAATCATATCTACATAACGCTTACGATATCTTTGCTCTACATCCGTAAGTCCGTGGTATTTTTCAGGCAATGGCACTATTGATTTAGTTGCTAAAGTGATTTCACTTGCATGCAAGCTAAATTCTCCCGTTTTGGTAACAAAAGGGAAGCCTTTTGCAAGGATAATATCACCTACTTCAAGATTTTTTTTAAATAAATTAAATTTTTCCTCGCCTAAAGAATCTTTGCTAAAATAAATTTGCAAATTTTCACTCTCATCTTCTATATTGGCAAATATAGATTTTCCAGCTATCCTAAGAAGCTTTAAGCGTCCAGAAACGACCGAAGAAATACTTTCATCACGTTTATTTTCAGTATCAAAAATATAGCTAAATTTCTTTTTAAAATCTGCTAAAGAAAGTTCTTTAACTAAAAAATGGGGATAAGGATTTACTCCTACGTTTTTAAACTCGTTAGCCTTTTGAATTCTTTGTTGTTCTAAAATATTGTCAAACATTAAATTTTTACCTTAGCTTTTTGATTACAATTGTTACATACACCATAAAGTTGCATTAAGTGGCCAGTAAGTTTGAATCCATGCTCTTTAGCAATCAAGGCTTGCTGTCTTTCAATGATAGGATTTTCAAATTCTATAATTTTTCCACAATTTTTACAAATCATATGATCATGATGTGGTTTGTTTGCAAGCTCGTATTTTTTTCCAGCCGAACCAAACGATATAGAAGTAACCATCTCTGCTTCTTCAAGCAAATTTAAAGTTCTATAAACCGTAGCAATACCTACATTTAAATCCGGTTCTGCTTGTTTAATCTCCATATATAAACTTTCAGGAGTATAGTGTGTATCACTATGATACAAGGTTTTAAGTAAAATTTCTCTTTGTTTGGTATATTTAAGACCGCCTTGTCGTAAAATTTTCTTAAATCTTTCTAATAATACATCGTATTCTACATTCTCAATCAACATAATTTATTCTCCTTGAGTAGTACTTAAATCGTCTCTAATATCTTGCAAATTTTGATCAATTTGACCCAAGCCATTTGCCGCTAGAGGCTGATTCATTATAAATGACCCTATATTTTTAAGAGGAGTTAAGGTGAAGCTATTTTGGGCAAATTGATTTAATTTATCATTTAAAAAATCGATGCGTGCTACGCAAAAAACTAAAATTGCAAAAATTAAAAACACCTTTGCACCTCCAAAAATAAATCCTCCCAAGCGATCTAAAAATCCCAAACCGCTTAATTTAACTAATTTGGAAAGAAAATTGCCGAGTATAAGACAAATTATCCAAACAATAATTAAAGTCGCTAGAAATCCTGCAAACTCAGCCAAGCTTTGATTTTCTATTTTATAGAAAGTATTTTGAATAAATTCTGCAGCTTGCGAAGCGTATTTTGAAGCAATAAAAACACCACCAATGATCCCGAGTAAGCCAAATACTTCTTTAATCAAACCATTTACAATACCCTTAAGACCCAAAAGTAGCGTAAAACCTAAAATAAAAGCATCAAACCAGTAAAATTCCATATTTTAATTCACCTTACCAAGCATTTAAAAATCACTTAAAATTACAAATTATACAAACAAGAACCAAACACTAGATTAATCACTCAATGATTTTAGGAACAATGAAAAAATGATCATTGCTTTTTGGAGCATGATTTAAAACCGTTTCTACCACACTGCTACTATTGACACTATCACTTCTAAAAGGTGTTCCACCCTTAATAGTGCTGATTGTAACTTCTGAAGAGCTTAAATCCAATTCATTTAACTTCTCGACAAAATTCACAATCTCGCTAAGTTCGCGAATCACTTCGCTTCTTTTTTCTTCTTCAATTTGCAAAGCACTTAGTTTTTCAAGTTTGCTAAGCAATTTTTCATCTATTTGCATCCTAAACCTTACTAAAATAAAGTCAATTTTTAAAATTATATCATAAAAAGCTTTAAATTGTTTAGGATATTTTGTAATTTATATGATACAATACTGCAGTTTTTTAAAATTAAAAATTACAAGGAATAAATTTTGGGATTAAAAGATAATTTAAAAGCTGTAAAAGCAGAAATCAATACCGAAGAACAATTCATTGAAAATTTTATCAAAGGTGAAAGATTTATAAGAAAGTATAAATTATATATATTTGCACTTATAGCAATTTTAATTGTATGGTTTGCCATAAGCTTTATAAGTGGAAAAATTGATCAATATAATGTTGAAGAAAGTAATAAAATTTATACAAATTTATTAAAGAACCCAAACGATAAAGTACTTCTTGAACAACTTAAAAATAAAAATACCAACCTTTATGCAATTTTTTTAATGAAAGAATTAGCAAAAGATATTAATAATACTGAGATTAAAAGCCAACTACAAACCCTAAGTACTCATTCTGATACAAATCATTTGCTTAAAAATATTGCTTCTCTTTCTTTGGGGGAAAAATCCATATTTTTAAAAAATTACGATAAAATTTTACAAGCTTATAGACTTTTAGGAGAAGGAAAAATCGAACAAGCTAATATTTTACTTTCTCAAGTTAAAGATGACTCAGCTCTAAGTCAAATTGCTAAAAATCTTAAACATTATCAAGGTATTTCCCAATGAGGCAGTTTGTTTTAATCTCATTTTGCCTTATTTTTCTTTGCGCTTGCGGAACAAAAAGACAATACTTTGAACCTTCACAAACTGATGGAAAACTAAGTTCTAACGATAGCTTAAAAGCTAGCATTATAGACTGGAATACAATTTCAGCAAAACTCAAAAACAATCAAGTAATTTTAAAAAATGATATAATAATTGAAGATTTTAAACTAGATAAAGG
The window above is part of the Campylobacter coli genome. Proteins encoded here:
- a CDS encoding Fur family transcriptional regulator, with the protein product MLIENVEYDVLLERFKKILRQGGLKYTKQREILLKTLYHSDTHYTPESLYMEIKQAEPDLNVGIATVYRTLNLLEEAEMVTSISFGSAGKKYELANKPHHDHMICKNCGKIIEFENPIIERQQALIAKEHGFKLTGHLMQLYGVCNNCNQKAKVKI
- a CDS encoding SPOR domain-containing protein, giving the protein MENNKNEFDDIILEKSNKSEKMKKILLRVIALVILFLVIMIVMKLINSGEENAENQSILPSEPLNITQDNNADSFESMPITENTSAEDQFEALRRQIQGEQNDNSSVSTSNSNANDNINLTVPDQEVPAEPNTINSEKAAPLNTTAPKQEAKQESKPKEEVKQTVTKKEPAKQAPKQETKQESKTNANDLFKNVDAKPVHPNGLASGIYVQIFSVSNLDQKSRELAAVKQKGYEYKLYKTTVGGKEITKVLIGPFEKANVATELAKIRKEVAKDAFSFTLK
- the lysS gene encoding lysine--tRNA ligase, with amino-acid sequence MFDNILEQQRIQKANEFKNVGVNPYPHFLVKELSLADFKKKFSYIFDTENKRDESISSVVSGRLKLLRIAGKSIFANIEDESENLQIYFSKDSLGEEKFNLFKKNLEVGDIILAKGFPFVTKTGEFSLHASEITLATKSIVPLPEKYHGLTDVEQRYRKRYVDMIMNAEVRKDFLIRSKVVSLIRHFFEEKGFLEVETPMMHPIAGGANAKPFVTFHNSLGVERFLRIAPELYLKRLVVGGFEAVFEINRCFRNEGMDLTHNPEFTTIEFYWAYHNYKDLMDLTEELFALLLEKLQLGKIIEFDGQKIDFSKPFERITYKDALKKYGALSDEIIENKDKILEKLKKDGFEANDKLDLGHLQAELFDNYVESKLIDPTFITDFPISISPLSRRSDKNSEIAERFELFVCGRELANGFNELNDPLDQYERFLKQIEAKNAGDEEACEMDEDFVNALGYGMPPTAGQGIGIDRLVMLLTNKKSIRDVILFPAMRPLKTELKEDKE
- a CDS encoding shikimate dehydrogenase — encoded protein: MKFLAVIGDPISHSKSPRIHNNAIQVLKLDGIYTRYHLQDYHQLRQDFFKLKLQGANITLPFKEVALEIADVKDEFARNIGSANTLCLRDGKIYAYNTDALGFLEAIKEFEGINKALILGAGGTALALAFALKQKGVEVCVVNRSEKRFKDFTLYKTSLYDALDDFDFDLVINSTSAGLKDDDLPCDKILLDKILSRAKFAFDVIYGKETSFLKLSKEHNLKTKDGFDMLLWQAVFAFELFFDVKDKREKIKNAMQEALKLES
- a CDS encoding serine hydroxymethyltransferase — its product is MSLEQFDKEIFDLTNQELVRQCEGLEMIASENFTLPEVMEVMGSVLTNKYAEGYPAKRYYGGCEFVDEIENLAIERCKKLFNCSFANVQPNSGSQANQGVYAALLNPGDKILGMDLSHGGHLTHGAKVSSSGKMYESFFYGVELDGRINYEKVREIAHIVKPKLIVCGASAYARIIDFSKFREIADEVGAYLFADIAHIAGLVVAGEHPSPFPHAHVVSSTTHKTLRGPRGGIIMTNDEELAKKINSAIFPGIQGGPLMHVIAAKAVGFKFNLSEEWKIYAKQVRSNAQALAKVLMDRKYKLVSDGTDNHLVLMSFLEREFSGKDADLALGNAGITANKNTVPGETRSPFVTSGLRLGTPALTARGFKENEIQIVANYIADILDDIQNTHLQKEIKEKLKTLASNFIIYEKAMF
- the gatC gene encoding Asp-tRNA(Asn)/Glu-tRNA(Gln) amidotransferase subunit GatC translates to MQIDEKLLSKLEKLSALQIEEEKRSEVIRELSEIVNFVEKLNELDLSSSEVTISTIKGGTPFRSDSVNSSSVVETVLNHAPKSNDHFFIVPKIIE
- a CDS encoding CvpA family protein — protein: MEFYWFDAFILGFTLLLGLKGIVNGLIKEVFGLLGIIGGVFIASKYASQAAEFIQNTFYKIENQSLAEFAGFLATLIIVWIICLILGNFLSKLVKLSGLGFLDRLGGFIFGGAKVFLIFAILVFCVARIDFLNDKLNQFAQNSFTLTPLKNIGSFIMNQPLAANGLGQIDQNLQDIRDDLSTTQGE
- a CDS encoding DUF1882 domain-containing protein; the encoded protein is MISPMDLSLIKIISDHYYIRRDKIMKKITHRGRLFFDKFERIDAPLNLNIMREHAAKKIVVAHDLITKDNKVENIVFDYNGFNAERFYHRAQLILREEGFINFTAYKTKTPGHLHLYIHKGHTALNEGYSLASKLSMMFASKMPVEWKVFPSMDIPREFNILILPYEVYQKERGSSWSKHM